The proteins below come from a single Deltaproteobacteria bacterium genomic window:
- the ftsW gene encoding putative lipid II flippase FtsW, whose protein sequence is MNNFPSVPSKHDTILLIVTLLLLTVGITMIYSSSSIPALERYKDGLYFLKRQFFYILLGLISMMILRKTSYQKLGKFAYLGLGISVVCLVLLFVPHLGVKVNNATRWLRLGLFNFQVTELVKVAIVLFLAHYLAKKEINRQDFKQGFLIPLCVTLFIMALILRQPDFGTAVIIGMIMLSMLFLSGARIRYLAGLVALLLPLAVWQVVRSDYRWERLKTMLNPWNDPLGTGFQIIQSFISFGAGGPFGVGIGDGMQKLYYLPEPHTDFILSVIAEEGGFIAVAVIISLFVIFIWRGFVIAYKAPDLFGTLLAAGLTMTIAVEAFVNIAGVMGLIPVKGLALPFVSYGGSSVVMSLVAVGILMNISSYR, encoded by the coding sequence ATGAATAATTTTCCCTCGGTTCCCAGCAAGCATGACACCATTTTGCTGATCGTGACGCTCCTGCTTTTGACCGTCGGGATTACGATGATCTACAGTTCCAGCTCTATCCCGGCCCTGGAGCGATACAAAGACGGGCTGTATTTCCTCAAACGGCAGTTTTTTTACATTCTGCTGGGGCTTATCAGCATGATGATCCTGAGAAAAACATCTTACCAGAAACTTGGCAAATTTGCGTATCTGGGGCTGGGCATTTCTGTGGTCTGCCTGGTACTCCTCTTTGTGCCGCATTTAGGGGTTAAAGTTAACAACGCCACACGCTGGCTGAGGCTCGGACTTTTCAACTTTCAGGTTACCGAATTGGTCAAGGTGGCCATCGTGCTTTTTCTGGCTCATTACTTGGCAAAAAAGGAGATCAACCGCCAGGATTTCAAGCAAGGCTTTCTGATACCGCTGTGCGTGACGTTGTTCATCATGGCCCTGATTCTCCGGCAGCCTGACTTCGGAACGGCGGTAATCATCGGCATGATCATGTTATCCATGCTTTTTCTGTCGGGCGCGAGAATTCGGTATCTGGCTGGGCTTGTGGCCCTGTTGTTGCCTCTGGCGGTCTGGCAGGTGGTACGTTCCGATTACCGCTGGGAGAGATTGAAGACCATGCTCAATCCCTGGAATGATCCTTTGGGCACGGGGTTTCAGATCATTCAGTCTTTTATTTCCTTTGGCGCCGGAGGCCCGTTCGGGGTTGGCATCGGGGACGGCATGCAGAAACTCTATTATCTTCCGGAACCGCATACCGACTTTATCCTGTCCGTTATTGCCGAGGAAGGCGGCTTCATCGCCGTGGCCGTAATTATTTCGCTCTTTGTGATTTTCATCTGGCGCGGTTTTGTGATTGCTTATAAAGCCCCTGATCTTTTCGGCACCCTGCTGGCGGCGGGCTTAACCATGACGATTGCCGTGGAGGCCTTTGTGAATATAGCCGGGGTGATGGGTCTGATCCCCGTGAAGGGCTTGGCGCTTCCTTTCGTCAGCTATGGCGGTTCATCGGTGGTAATGAGTCTGGTTGCAGTGGGCATATTGATGAATATATCTTCTTATAGGTGA
- a CDS encoding UDP-N-acetylmuramoyl-L-alanyl-D-glutamate--2,6-diaminopimelate ligase codes for MKLSHLLENIDVLKIKGEAGGDVLSVCYDSKNCGRGSLFVAISGLSRDGHDFIPEAVAGGAGYILHENDFIPPPGVTAVEVANSRRALGILGKNFYRHPSAELCLVGVTGTNGKTTVTYLLEAVFRAAGYRTGVLGTVNYRYADKVFPAPNTTPESFELQKILREMADQGVTHVIAEVSSHAVDLRRVDDCEFALGIFTNLSQDHLDYHQTMENYFQAKLRFFREILPAEGKRRPGKMIVNGDDPWGQRILKETNRSQLTFGLQHGNDVRAEIVSLTAEGIRAIIHSELGTLAISSPLSGRFNLYNVLAAVAASMVLGVPADCIRGGIAGLTGVPGRLQRISRRSEPAVFVDYAHTPDALLRVLQNLVEFRRGRIITVFGCGGNRDRGKRPLMGSAATANSDVTIITSDNPRGEDPLQIISEIEAGVDGKSVRKCLPEEISAAGGDKSYTLLPDRQKAIELAVRLAAPDDTILIAGKGHEDYQIVGSNRFPFDDRLVAREALDVRRNKDLRY; via the coding sequence GTGAAACTATCACACCTCCTGGAAAATATTGATGTCCTCAAAATCAAGGGTGAAGCGGGGGGTGATGTTTTATCTGTCTGTTATGACTCGAAAAATTGCGGCCGTGGTTCTCTTTTTGTGGCCATTTCCGGTCTGAGCAGAGACGGTCATGATTTTATTCCTGAGGCGGTGGCCGGCGGGGCCGGTTATATCCTCCATGAAAACGACTTTATCCCGCCCCCGGGGGTGACGGCCGTCGAGGTGGCCAATTCCCGCCGCGCTTTAGGCATCCTGGGCAAAAATTTTTATCGGCATCCCTCGGCGGAACTCTGTCTCGTCGGCGTTACGGGAACTAACGGCAAGACGACCGTAACCTACCTGCTGGAGGCTGTCTTCCGGGCGGCCGGTTACCGCACCGGCGTGCTGGGGACGGTAAATTATCGTTATGCAGACAAGGTATTCCCGGCGCCGAATACGACTCCGGAGTCCTTCGAATTGCAGAAGATCCTGCGGGAGATGGCGGATCAGGGTGTTACCCACGTGATTGCCGAGGTTTCATCGCATGCCGTGGATTTGCGGAGAGTGGACGATTGTGAGTTCGCGCTGGGCATTTTTACGAATCTTTCGCAGGACCACCTCGATTATCACCAGACCATGGAAAATTACTTTCAGGCCAAGCTGCGGTTTTTCCGGGAAATCCTGCCCGCCGAGGGGAAGCGGCGTCCCGGTAAAATGATTGTGAACGGTGATGATCCCTGGGGACAAAGAATACTTAAAGAGACCAACCGGTCCCAGCTGACGTTCGGATTGCAGCATGGCAATGATGTGCGCGCAGAAATTGTTTCGCTGACGGCGGAAGGCATAAGGGCGATCATCCACAGTGAACTAGGCACCCTGGCCATATCCTCCCCGTTGAGCGGCCGATTCAATCTCTACAATGTGCTGGCGGCTGTCGCTGCGAGCATGGTTCTGGGCGTGCCCGCAGATTGCATCAGGGGTGGCATTGCAGGGTTGACGGGCGTACCCGGCCGCCTGCAAAGGATCAGCCGGCGGTCAGAACCAGCCGTTTTCGTTGATTACGCCCATACTCCCGATGCCCTGCTGCGCGTGCTCCAGAATCTCGTGGAATTCCGCCGCGGCAGGATCATTACTGTTTTTGGTTGTGGGGGCAACCGGGACCGCGGTAAAAGGCCACTGATGGGAAGCGCTGCCACCGCTAATAGTGATGTGACGATCATCACCTCCGATAACCCCCGGGGGGAAGACCCTCTGCAGATCATCAGTGAGATCGAGGCGGGAGTAGATGGGAAATCGGTGCGCAAGTGTCTGCCGGAAGAGATATCCGCTGCCGGAGGGGACAAAAGTTACACCCTGCTGCCGGATCGGCAAAAAGCCATTGAGCTGGCTGTGCGCCTGGCCGCCCCTGACGACACCATCCTGATTGCCGGCAAGGGCCATGAGGATTATCAGATCGTCGGCAGTAATCGTTTCCCCTTTGATGACCGCCTGGTGGCCAGAGAGGCGTTGGATGTCAGGCGCAACAAAGATTTGAGGTACTAA
- the murD gene encoding UDP-N-acetylmuramoyl-L-alanine--D-glutamate ligase encodes MDLSGRKVLIIGLGKTGLATVRFLAGRGASIFVTDEKPASEVERLLDGQDLRAQAEIVAYDPSCLARVDLVVPSPGVPPSNPLLQEALRRQAPIISELELAYRFLSCPVIAITGTNGKTTTTTLTGNILKKAGKRVFVGGNIGDPLIGFAAGAQDADYAVVEVSSFQLQWSESFCPAVAALLNTTCDHVNYHGSFDAYRQVKERIFANQTRQQLAIINAAEPSSRLLAPQLAARVSYFSSTAPVDRGIYLAPEGLVHVSDNGDRDTYPLDMVKIPGRHNLENVMAAILAARDCGVSRLDIMAAIADFRGLPHRIEFAGRKKGVAFYDDSKGTNVDAVVRALESFSGPLFLLMGGRDKEGDFETLAPLLKGKVRELILFGEARERIGRALGGIVKTSAVNTLKDAILTAYGQAAVGDIVLLSPGCASFDEFSDYKARGLFFQKVAGGLDE; translated from the coding sequence ATGGACTTATCGGGACGGAAAGTATTGATCATCGGTTTAGGGAAGACAGGACTCGCGACCGTGCGGTTTCTGGCCGGCCGGGGCGCCTCTATCTTCGTGACGGACGAAAAGCCCGCCTCCGAAGTGGAACGTCTGCTGGACGGACAGGATCTGCGCGCCCAAGCGGAAATCGTCGCCTATGATCCCTCCTGTCTGGCCAGGGTTGATCTGGTTGTGCCCTCCCCCGGCGTGCCGCCGTCTAACCCCCTCCTGCAGGAGGCCCTCCGGCGACAGGCGCCGATTATCAGTGAACTCGAACTTGCCTATCGCTTTTTGTCCTGTCCCGTTATTGCCATTACGGGCACCAACGGCAAGACGACCACCACCACTTTAACGGGTAATATCCTGAAAAAGGCGGGGAAGAGGGTATTTGTGGGCGGGAACATCGGGGACCCGCTCATCGGTTTTGCGGCGGGCGCCCAGGATGCCGACTACGCCGTGGTCGAGGTGAGCAGTTTCCAGTTGCAGTGGAGCGAATCTTTTTGCCCGGCCGTGGCGGCGCTGCTCAATACCACCTGCGACCATGTCAATTATCATGGCTCCTTTGATGCCTATCGCCAGGTCAAGGAACGCATCTTCGCCAACCAGACCCGCCAGCAGCTGGCCATCATCAATGCCGCCGAACCATCATCCCGCTTATTGGCGCCGCAGTTGGCCGCCCGGGTGTCTTATTTCAGTTCCACCGCTCCCGTTGACAGGGGCATATATCTGGCGCCGGAAGGGCTCGTTCATGTTTCCGACAACGGAGACCGGGATACCTATCCGCTGGATATGGTGAAGATCCCGGGGCGGCACAATCTGGAAAATGTGATGGCCGCTATTCTGGCCGCCCGCGATTGCGGCGTGTCTCGCTTGGACATTATGGCCGCCATTGCCGATTTCAGGGGGCTGCCGCACCGGATTGAATTTGCGGGCCGGAAAAAGGGGGTGGCCTTCTATGACGACTCCAAGGGCACCAATGTGGACGCCGTCGTGCGGGCGCTGGAGAGTTTTTCCGGGCCCCTTTTTCTCCTCATGGGCGGCCGGGACAAGGAAGGAGATTTTGAGACGCTGGCGCCGCTGCTCAAGGGTAAGGTGCGGGAATTGATTCTGTTCGGCGAGGCCAGAGAGAGGATTGGCCGGGCGCTGGGCGGGATTGTAAAAACCAGCGCGGTCAATACGTTAAAAGACGCAATCCTGACCGCTTACGGACAAGCCGCGGTGGGTGACATTGTTCTTTTGTCGCCCGGGTGCGCGAGTTTTGATGAGTTTTCCGATTACAAGGCGCGGGGTCTCTTCTTTCAGAAAGTGGCAGGTGGTTTAGATGAATAA
- a CDS encoding UDP-N-acetylmuramoyl-tripeptide--D-alanyl-D-alanine ligase, producing the protein MPYSGREIIAATNGTLLTGDATQMFADVSTDTREQQAGKLFIPLPGPRFDGHDFIPAAVRSGAAGLLIREGEEYRLNEIAGQTALTVISVRDTLAALGDVAHFWREKFPIPVVAITGSAGKTTTKEMTAQILGQIKNTLQTEGNFNNLVGLPLTLLRLRQAHEVAIVEMGTNVPGEIGRLSRLAAPDVGLITNIGPAHLEGLKSVAMVKEEKGELFRQLAESGTAVVNVDDEAVRELAARRSGRRVTYGLRGKADVAAADVTMSRQGLGFTLTIGSDKGRVEMAAAGTHNLMNALAAAAISSALSIPLDVIRQGLQSFKPVPGRMEIIPLKNGGFLIDDSYNANPVSVREALMTLQKLRADRRGTVILGDMLELGGQTEAWHEEIGGLLATTGVDRLFLRGAFARMTAAGAKKRGLSPACIFFPATSKDIVAELSSSWQKGEWLLVKGSRAMKMEEVV; encoded by the coding sequence ATGCCCTATTCCGGCCGGGAGATAATAGCGGCGACAAACGGAACCCTGCTTACGGGGGACGCCACTCAGATGTTTGCCGATGTCTCCACCGACACGCGGGAGCAGCAGGCCGGAAAATTGTTTATCCCCCTGCCGGGGCCGAGGTTTGACGGACATGATTTTATCCCGGCGGCCGTCAGAAGCGGGGCTGCGGGTCTGCTGATCAGGGAGGGTGAAGAATACCGGTTGAATGAGATTGCGGGGCAGACGGCTCTGACGGTTATCAGTGTGCGGGATACGTTGGCCGCCCTCGGGGATGTAGCCCATTTCTGGAGAGAAAAATTTCCCATTCCCGTGGTGGCTATTACGGGGAGCGCCGGCAAAACAACGACGAAAGAAATGACCGCCCAAATCCTGGGGCAAATCAAAAATACGCTGCAGACGGAAGGCAATTTTAACAATCTCGTGGGGTTGCCTCTGACACTGCTCAGGCTCAGGCAGGCGCATGAGGTGGCTATCGTAGAAATGGGAACCAATGTCCCGGGTGAAATAGGACGATTGAGCCGCCTGGCTGCCCCGGATGTGGGGCTGATTACCAACATCGGCCCGGCGCATCTGGAGGGGCTGAAGTCTGTTGCCATGGTAAAGGAAGAAAAGGGAGAACTTTTCCGTCAGCTCGCGGAGAGCGGCACGGCGGTCGTCAATGTTGACGATGAGGCGGTGCGGGAGTTGGCCGCGCGCCGGTCAGGCCGGCGTGTTACCTATGGGCTGCGGGGCAAGGCCGATGTAGCGGCGGCAGATGTGACCATGAGCCGGCAAGGACTGGGTTTCACCCTGACCATCGGATCGGACAAGGGCCGGGTCGAGATGGCCGCGGCGGGGACCCATAACTTGATGAATGCTTTAGCCGCGGCGGCAATAAGCAGTGCTCTTTCAATCCCGCTGGATGTTATCCGCCAGGGGCTTCAGTCTTTTAAGCCTGTACCAGGGAGGATGGAAATAATCCCTCTTAAAAACGGCGGTTTCCTGATTGACGATTCCTACAATGCCAATCCGGTTTCCGTCCGGGAGGCATTGATGACGTTGCAGAAGCTGCGAGCGGACCGCCGTGGTACGGTGATCCTCGGAGATATGCTGGAATTGGGTGGGCAGACAGAGGCATGGCACGAGGAAATCGGCGGCCTGCTGGCGACGACAGGCGTGGATCGCCTGTTCCTCCGGGGCGCTTTTGCGCGGATGACGGCGGCGGGAGCAAAAAAAAGAGGCCTGTCTCCGGCCTGCATTTTTTTCCCGGCAACGTCGAAGGATATTGTGGCTGAACTTAGCTCCTCCTGGCAAAAAGGTGAATGGCTGCTCGTTAAGGGGTCACGAGCCATGAAGATGGAAGAAGTTGTCTAG
- the murC gene encoding UDP-N-acetylmuramate--L-alanine ligase, whose protein sequence is MRRKVKSIHFVGIGGIGMSGIAEVLINLGYDVTGSDLAATDITQRLAGLGARIFSGHQAANLSSADVVVTSTAVKADNPEVLEAHRRNIPVIPRAEMLAELLKMKMSVAVSGSHGKTTTTSMIATVLATGGLDPTMVIGGKLASIGSNAKIGDGEVIVAEADESDGSFLKLSPSLAVITNIDLEHLDYYRGIEEIREAFLTFANIVPFYGATVICYDDQNAQTIFPLIKRRVITYGLTAGADYRAENIAYLGRGSRFTVFYRDELLGEISLNVPGLFNIYNSLAAIAVARELDMPFPAIAAGLLRFLGVHRRLEVQGEIGGVTVLDDYGHHPTEIRATLAAVRQAWGGRIIVVFQPHRYTRTRGLFEEFLTAFADADLLLVMDIYPAGETAIPGVSAALLCAGIRDRGQKNAVYLGDFEAAVAYLEENAVSGDVVVTLGAGSIWKVGKTFLDGRR, encoded by the coding sequence ATGCGACGGAAAGTAAAAAGCATCCATTTTGTGGGCATCGGCGGCATCGGTATGAGCGGGATTGCCGAGGTGCTTATTAATCTCGGCTACGATGTCACAGGTTCCGATCTTGCTGCCACGGATATTACGCAGCGGTTGGCCGGTCTCGGGGCCCGGATTTTTTCAGGCCATCAGGCCGCCAACCTGAGCTCCGCGGATGTGGTGGTGACTTCCACGGCGGTCAAGGCTGACAACCCCGAAGTGCTGGAGGCGCACCGGCGCAACATCCCCGTCATCCCCCGGGCGGAGATGCTGGCCGAACTCCTGAAAATGAAAATGTCCGTGGCCGTATCGGGCAGCCACGGCAAAACAACAACCACTTCCATGATTGCCACGGTGCTGGCCACCGGCGGTTTGGATCCCACCATGGTGATCGGGGGGAAGCTGGCCAGTATCGGCAGCAATGCCAAGATCGGCGACGGTGAAGTCATCGTGGCGGAAGCCGACGAGAGCGACGGATCTTTTCTCAAACTGAGTCCATCGCTGGCCGTAATCACGAATATTGACCTGGAACATCTTGATTATTACCGCGGCATCGAGGAAATTCGCGAGGCCTTTCTCACGTTCGCCAATATCGTGCCTTTTTATGGCGCCACGGTCATCTGTTACGATGATCAGAATGCGCAGACCATATTTCCCCTGATCAAGAGGAGAGTTATTACCTACGGCTTGACCGCCGGGGCGGACTACCGGGCGGAAAATATCGCCTACTTGGGGCGAGGTTCACGCTTTACCGTTTTCTACCGGGATGAATTGCTGGGCGAGATATCCCTCAATGTTCCCGGGTTGTTCAATATCTACAATTCCTTGGCCGCAATCGCCGTGGCCCGGGAATTGGACATGCCCTTCCCGGCTATTGCCGCGGGATTGCTGCGCTTTCTGGGCGTGCACCGCCGTCTGGAGGTGCAGGGTGAGATCGGCGGCGTTACTGTACTCGATGATTACGGCCACCATCCGACGGAGATCAGGGCTACCCTGGCGGCGGTGAGGCAGGCCTGGGGAGGGAGGATCATTGTGGTCTTTCAGCCGCATCGCTATACCAGGACCAGGGGCCTTTTTGAGGAGTTTCTGACGGCCTTTGCCGATGCCGACCTCCTGCTGGTGATGGACATCTATCCGGCCGGCGAGACAGCTATTCCAGGGGTAAGCGCGGCCTTGCTCTGCGCAGGGATAAGAGACCGGGGGCAGAAAAATGCTGTTTATCTTGGCGACTTCGAGGCCGCAGTGGCCTATCTTGAGGAAAATGCCGTGAGTGGGGATGTCGTTGTGACGCTGGGCGCCGGGAGCATCTGGAAAGTGGGGAAGACCTTTCTGGACGGGAGAAGATGA
- the murG gene encoding undecaprenyldiphospho-muramoylpentapeptide beta-N-acetylglucosaminyltransferase, producing the protein MAGKGFKVIIAGGGTGGHIFPGVAIAEEFIKREAAAILFVGTGKKLEKDILDGLGFDNCAILVAGFKGKGPLRVLLALAKLPVSMWESYRIIRSFRPQLVIGVGGYASGPVVLIAHLLGIKTAVAEQNALPGLANRILGKFADRIFLTYRETKKWFPKKSTFVTGNPVRADFVVGNRVEKEAGSSFTILVFGGSQGAHAINRAVLGALPHLCAAGLSIRIIHQTGQDDLTYAAGVYRTCGISAEVLPFIRDMAAAYRTADLVICRAGATSLAEITVLGKAAILIPFPFAVDDHQTKNALEMVKAGAAVMIEEKGLTGEKMAETINLYYHHRDLLRDMEIKSAALGNIRAAADIVDNCLALSGHQIDIGT; encoded by the coding sequence ATGGCAGGCAAGGGTTTCAAAGTCATCATTGCGGGAGGCGGGACGGGGGGGCATATTTTCCCCGGAGTGGCTATTGCGGAGGAGTTTATAAAAAGAGAGGCGGCGGCTATCCTCTTTGTCGGCACCGGGAAAAAACTGGAAAAAGACATTCTGGACGGCCTGGGTTTTGACAATTGCGCCATTTTGGTAGCAGGATTCAAAGGCAAGGGGCCCTTGCGGGTTCTTTTGGCCCTGGCAAAACTTCCCGTCAGTATGTGGGAATCATACCGGATTATCAGGAGTTTTCGTCCGCAGCTCGTCATCGGCGTGGGGGGCTACGCCTCCGGTCCGGTGGTGCTTATCGCGCACTTGCTGGGCATCAAGACGGCCGTGGCGGAACAGAATGCCCTGCCAGGGCTTGCCAACCGGATTCTGGGGAAATTCGCCGATCGTATTTTTCTGACCTACCGTGAAACAAAAAAGTGGTTCCCCAAGAAAAGTACGTTCGTCACGGGCAATCCCGTCCGAGCCGATTTTGTAGTGGGCAACAGGGTGGAAAAGGAAGCAGGGAGCAGCTTTACGATCCTGGTTTTTGGCGGCAGTCAAGGCGCCCACGCCATCAACCGGGCGGTCCTGGGAGCTCTTCCGCATCTTTGCGCGGCGGGGCTGAGCATAAGGATTATCCATCAGACGGGCCAGGATGATCTTACTTATGCAGCCGGCGTTTACCGTACCTGCGGGATTTCGGCCGAGGTATTGCCCTTCATCAGGGATATGGCGGCGGCCTATCGCACGGCGGACCTCGTGATTTGTCGAGCCGGGGCCACTTCGCTGGCCGAGATAACGGTGCTCGGGAAAGCTGCCATCCTGATACCGTTCCCCTTTGCCGTGGATGATCATCAGACCAAAAACGCCCTCGAGATGGTCAAGGCCGGGGCGGCCGTGATGATCGAGGAAAAGGGCCTGACAGGCGAGAAAATGGCGGAAACTATCAATCTTTATTATCACCACCGCGACTTGTTGCGGGATATGGAAATAAAATCAGCGGCGCTGGGCAATATCCGGGCGGCGGCCGACATAGTTGATAACTGTCTGGCACTTAGCGGTCATCAGATTGATATAGGCACATGA
- the mraY gene encoding phospho-N-acetylmuramoyl-pentapeptide-transferase has translation MLYHLLYPLHTAYSFFNVFRYITFRTIYAAITALIICFVVGPWMINKLRSLQVGQTIREDGPRSHLSKKGTPTMGGILVIFAIVISTLLWANLLDDYIWFVIMVTVGYGLIGFMDDYRKLTSGSSCGISGKARLTGEILIAVFFSVVLYLKPGFTTTVTIPFFKTVLPNLGWGYVLLSTFIIVGTANAVNLTDGLDGLAIGPAITSFMTYLLFAYLAGNIKIANYLQIPYIAGVGELSVFCGAVIGAGIGFLWYNSYPAEVFMGDVGSLSLGGALGTMAVLTKQEILLVIVGGLFVMETFSVIFQVGWFKLSRGRRIFRMAPLHHHFELKGWAEPKVIVRFWIISILLALVAISTLKLR, from the coding sequence ATGCTTTACCACTTATTATATCCATTGCACACCGCCTATTCGTTTTTCAACGTCTTCAGATATATTACGTTCCGGACGATCTATGCGGCCATTACTGCCCTTATCATCTGCTTTGTTGTCGGTCCCTGGATGATCAACAAATTAAGGTCACTGCAAGTTGGTCAGACGATCCGGGAGGATGGTCCGCGCTCCCACCTTTCCAAAAAAGGCACCCCGACCATGGGGGGCATTCTCGTCATCTTTGCCATTGTCATCTCCACGCTGCTCTGGGCCAATCTGCTTGACGATTATATCTGGTTTGTCATTATGGTAACCGTCGGTTACGGACTTATCGGCTTTATGGACGATTACCGGAAACTCACCTCCGGCAGCAGTTGCGGTATTTCCGGGAAAGCAAGGCTCACGGGCGAAATCCTGATTGCTGTTTTTTTCAGCGTCGTGCTTTATCTGAAGCCGGGCTTCACCACGACCGTGACGATACCTTTCTTTAAAACAGTTTTGCCAAATCTGGGTTGGGGGTATGTGCTCCTGTCCACCTTCATCATTGTGGGCACGGCCAATGCCGTGAACCTGACCGATGGTCTCGATGGTCTGGCCATAGGTCCGGCCATTACTTCTTTCATGACCTATCTCCTCTTTGCCTATCTGGCGGGCAACATCAAGATTGCCAATTATCTGCAGATACCTTATATCGCCGGCGTGGGGGAGCTCAGTGTCTTTTGCGGCGCTGTGATCGGCGCCGGCATCGGCTTTCTCTGGTACAACAGCTACCCGGCCGAGGTGTTCATGGGCGATGTCGGCTCCCTTTCTCTGGGCGGGGCCCTGGGGACGATGGCGGTGCTGACCAAGCAGGAGATTCTGCTGGTTATTGTGGGTGGTCTGTTTGTGATGGAGACCTTCTCCGTTATCTTTCAGGTGGGATGGTTCAAACTGTCCCGGGGCCGGCGCATCTTTCGGATGGCCCCCCTGCACCATCATTTTGAGCTGAAAGGATGGGCGGAGCCCAAGGTTATTGTGCGCTTCTGGATCATTTCCATCCTGCTGGCCCTGGTGGCCATCAGTACGTTAAAATTGCGTTAA
- a CDS encoding FAD-binding protein produces MLDLVIREKLRELVAGDVLFDEPLSRHTSFGVGGPADAVCFPHDQEELKNTITCLTRYGLPFKPLGNGTNIIARDGGYRGIIVCLKKLSGMSM; encoded by the coding sequence ATGCTGGATTTGGTTATCCGGGAAAAATTGCGGGAGCTGGTGGCGGGGGATGTGCTTTTCGATGAACCGCTGAGTCGCCATACATCCTTTGGTGTGGGAGGGCCGGCCGATGCCGTTTGTTTCCCCCATGACCAGGAAGAGTTAAAGAATACGATAACCTGTCTTACGAGATACGGGCTGCCGTTTAAACCGCTGGGTAACGGCACCAACATCATCGCGCGGGATGGCGGCTATCGAGGCATAATTGTTTGCTTGAAAAAGCTAAGCGGTATGAGCATG